GAGATCAATTGGGTTCCACACGGAGTTTTCTGTTCCATCCTCTAAGGTCACAGAAGATTTCATGGCGGAAATGAAAAAAACCCTTAGGAGAGACAGAGACTccttgtagaagaagaaacccctGCGGCAAAACAAAGGGCTTAGAAAgccaaacaaaattttaatgggCTGAGAGAAAGCTCGTGTAGCCCAAACTTTGCAAGGTTGTCTAAGGCCCAAAGATTTAACCTaaggaatttaaaatttaaaacgtGATGAAACGGCACCGTTTTATTATTTCTACATTTTACGTCCATATAAATcgtttaattttgtaaaaacccTAATCGACGACGGCTAGTAAGATGAATGACGGCGGAGCTAAACCGGAGACGCTGATTAGGGTTGCAGAGAtcggaggaagaggaaggagTTTGGTGGCAGCACAGTCTCTTCGTGCTGGACAAGTTATTCTGAGAGAGTCTCCTCTCCTTCTATACTCTGCTTTCCCATttctctcctcctctgtttctccgtACTGCGACCATTGTTTCCGTTTGCTAGCTTCTTCGGCGCAGCAGAAATGTCAATCTTGCTCTCTCGTCTCCTTTTGTAGCCCTAACTGCTTCGCCTCTCACACTCCTTGGCTCTGCGAATCTCTTCGCCGGCTTCACCAATCATCCTCCTCTGCATTCTCCGATCAACCTTCTGATCGCCAAGTCCAAGCTCGTTTCCTCCTCTCTGCTTACAATCTCGCCGCCGCTTCTCCTTCTGATTTCCAGCTTTTGCTCTCCCTCCAAGGTAATGGAGATTCTAGTTCTGATTCTGCAGCTGCTGgctttcttcattctcttttatCCGCCGTGTGTCCACCTCTCCCTGTCTCAGTCTCGTCGGAGCTCACGGCGGCTTTACTGTCAAAAGATAAAGTTAACGCCTTTGGTTTGATGGAACCGTTCTCTGTTTCGAACGAGAAGAGATCGGTGCGAGCTTATGGGATTTATCCAGAGACTTCGTTTTTCAATCATGACTGTCTTCCTAATGCTTGTAGATTTGATTATGTTGACTCTGCTTCTGATGGTAACACTGATATCATCATTAGGATGATTCATGATGTTCCTGAAGGTAGAGAAGTCTGTTTGAGTTACTTCCCTGTGAACATGAACTACTCGAGCAGGCAAAAGAGATTGCTTGAGGATTACGGTTTCAAGTGTGACTGTGATCGGTGCAAAGTTGAGTCTAGTTGGTCGGAAGGTGAGGAAGATGAGAATGAGGTTATGGAAGGGATGGATGATgaaaatgaagaggaagagatggaGGATTCTGAATGTGAGAATGAAGGAGAAGTTTTTGGAAATGGTGTGGATGATGAATCCAGTTTCCCTCACGCTTACTTTTTTGTGAGATATATGTGTGAGAAGGAGAATTGTTTTGGCACTCTGGCTCCGTTTCCGCCGAAGAGTTATGAGGCTTCGAAGGTTCTTGAATGTAATGTTTGTGGAAGTGTTAAGGAGGATGAAGTTGGTGGAAATCAGTGAGAATGAGGTTGGCCACGAGCCAATGTTTGTTTATGTTGGCTTCCTCTCTACTTACTTTCAGAAATCGGACTAATCATGCTTAAGACGATtccaatcttgtttttgtttttcttcttctccgagtCGTAGTCTTCTGAGTGAGTTGTAATGGTCTGtgtgttggatatgggtttcaccCAGCCTTAACAGGCTTTCCTGCAGACTCATTATCGAAACAGTCAACCCAAAAACCCAAGAAGACAAACCGGTTAAATCCTACTTGTCGGGCCGATCAAGCTCCTAGAAGGCCCAATTAAGACGGACAGCCCAATAAATGACGGTCCGGATAAGAACGATCGCCGACTTTCCCACATCGATCCCGAGGCAGAGAGGTGAAACGTCCCATCAGCTATAAATACCAGGGGATCAGCTTGCAGAGAAGGGCAAGTAACATCGGGCAAGAGTCAGGAGTAAATCCGATTCTAAGCTATAGTTCAGTTAGTCATTTTGAGAAGCACAATTCTCTGTAATTAGCCACCCGGCTTATAACGGTTATATTGTAATTCGACGATCTTTGACTATCTTAATAA
This window of the Camelina sativa cultivar DH55 unplaced genomic scaffold, Cs unpScaffold00441, whole genome shotgun sequence genome carries:
- the LOC104773077 gene encoding histone-lysine N-methyltransferase ASHR2 — protein: MNDGGAKPETLIRVAEIGGRGRSLVAAQSLRAGQVILRESPLLLYSAFPFLSSSVSPYCDHCFRLLASSAQQKCQSCSLVSFCSPNCFASHTPWLCESLRRLHQSSSSAFSDQPSDRQVQARFLLSAYNLAAASPSDFQLLLSLQGNGDSSSDSAAAGFLHSLLSAVCPPLPVSVSSELTAALLSKDKVNAFGLMEPFSVSNEKRSVRAYGIYPETSFFNHDCLPNACRFDYVDSASDGNTDIIIRMIHDVPEGREVCLSYFPVNMNYSSRQKRLLEDYGFKCDCDRCKVESSWSEGEEDENEVMEGMDDENEEEEMEDSECENEGEVFGNGVDDESSFPHAYFFVRYMCEKENCFGTLAPFPPKSYEASKVLECNVCGSVKEDEVGGNQ